A section of the Apodemus sylvaticus chromosome 10, mApoSyl1.1, whole genome shotgun sequence genome encodes:
- the B9d1 gene encoding B9 domain-containing protein 1 isoform X2, producing MATASPSVFLLMVTGQVESAQFPEYDDLYCKYCFVYGQDWAPTAGLEEGISQIASKSQDVRQALVWNFPIDVTFKSTNPYGCTKEPSPCLCQSLHLHYRSSQAGSWDGGLSTQTRRWWPRVKAGK from the exons ATGGCCACAGCAAGTCCCAGCGTCTTCCTGCTCATGGTCACCGGGCAGGTAGAGAGTGCCCAG TTTCCAGAGTATGATGACCTCTACTGCAAGTACTGCTTTGTGTACGGCCAGGACTGGGCCCCAACAGCG GGTCTGGAGGAGGGAATCTCACAGATAGCATCCAAGAGCCAAGATGTACGGCAAGCATTGGTGTGGAACTTCCCCATCGACGTGACCTTTAAAAGTACCAACCCCTATGGCT GCACAAAAGAACCATCCCCATGTTTGTGCCAGAGTCTACATCTACACTACAGAAGTTCACAAG CTGGTTCATGGGACGGCGGCCTGAGTACACAGACCCGAAGGTGGTGGCCCAGGGTGAAGGCCGGGAAG TGA
- the B9d1 gene encoding B9 domain-containing protein 1 isoform X1 — translation MATASPSVFLLMVTGQVESAQFPEYDDLYCKYCFVYGQDWAPTAGLEEGISQIASKSQDVRQALVWNFPIDVTFKSTNPYGWPQIVLSVYGPDVFGNDVVRGYGAVHVPFSPGRHKRTIPMFVPESTSTLQKFTSWFMGRRPEYTDPKVVAQGEGREVTRVRSQGFVTLLFNVVTKDMKKLGYDTGPVDTQGVLGPSLPQDNPQ, via the exons ATGGCCACAGCAAGTCCCAGCGTCTTCCTGCTCATGGTCACCGGGCAGGTAGAGAGTGCCCAG TTTCCAGAGTATGATGACCTCTACTGCAAGTACTGCTTTGTGTACGGCCAGGACTGGGCCCCAACAGCG GGTCTGGAGGAGGGAATCTCACAGATAGCATCCAAGAGCCAAGATGTACGGCAAGCATTGGTGTGGAACTTCCCCATCGACGTGACCTTTAAAAGTACCAACCCCTATGGCT GGCCACAGATTGTACTCAGCGTGTATGGACCAGACGTGTTTGGGAATGACGTGGTCCGAGGCTATGGCGCAGTTCATGTGCCCTTCTCTCCTGGACG GCACAAAAGAACCATCCCCATGTTTGTGCCAGAGTCTACATCTACACTACAGAAGTTCACAAG CTGGTTCATGGGACGGCGGCCTGAGTACACAGACCCGAAGGTGGTGGCCCAGGGTGAAGGCCGGGAAG TGACTCGTGTTCGCTCTCAGGGATTTGTTACCCTCCTCTTCAATGTGGTGACCAAGGACATGAAGAAGCTGGGCTATGATACTGGGCCTGTGGACACACAAGGAGTCCTGGGTCCCAGCCTGCCACAAGACAACCCACAATAA